The following are encoded together in the Arcobacter aquimarinus genome:
- the potA gene encoding spermidine/putrescine ABC transporter ATP-binding protein PotA, whose protein sequence is MNNGLFSLKGLCKNYKNTPILKNIDLDIFEGEFLTLLGPSGCGKTTIIRLLAGFENPDSGEILLKNKNINNLPPEQRAVNTVFQSYALFPHMNIFDNVAFGLKMKKIPKEQIKIEVENALSMVKLSQHIYKKPNELSGGQQQRVAIARAVVNKPLILLLDESLSALDYKLRKEMQIELKMLQRKLGITFLFVTHDQEEALSMSDRIVVMNKGNIEQIGTPKEIYEDPKNLFVAQFIGEANCFETKVIEQKDEAITLKYNEKVFNLKSKKRFNKTCTILIRPEDFRVEKNLEDVKSNNYFIGELENIIYKGTTIDLLVKLEDGKEVIASEFYNEDSDALGYKVGSKLFLYWVDGWEVLLNNE, encoded by the coding sequence ATGAATAATGGCTTGTTTTCTTTAAAAGGCTTATGTAAAAATTATAAAAATACTCCTATTTTGAAAAATATAGATTTAGATATATTTGAAGGAGAATTCTTAACTCTTTTAGGTCCTAGTGGTTGTGGTAAAACGACAATTATAAGACTTTTAGCTGGATTTGAAAATCCAGATTCTGGTGAAATTCTTTTAAAAAATAAAAATATTAATAATCTTCCTCCTGAACAAAGAGCTGTAAATACAGTTTTTCAAAGTTATGCTCTTTTTCCTCATATGAATATTTTTGACAATGTTGCTTTTGGTTTAAAAATGAAAAAAATACCAAAAGAACAAATTAAAATTGAAGTAGAAAATGCCCTTTCTATGGTTAAATTATCTCAACATATATATAAAAAACCAAATGAACTAAGTGGTGGACAACAACAACGTGTGGCAATTGCAAGAGCTGTTGTAAATAAACCTTTGATTTTGCTTCTTGATGAGTCTTTAAGTGCTTTAGATTATAAACTTAGAAAAGAGATGCAAATTGAGCTCAAAATGTTACAAAGAAAACTTGGAATTACTTTTTTATTTGTAACACATGACCAAGAAGAAGCTCTTTCTATGTCTGATAGAATTGTTGTAATGAATAAAGGGAATATTGAACAAATAGGAACACCAAAAGAGATTTATGAAGATCCAAAAAATCTTTTTGTTGCACAATTTATTGGAGAAGCTAATTGTTTTGAAACAAAAGTGATAGAACAAAAAGATGAAGCAATAACTTTGAAATATAATGAAAAAGTATTTAATCTAAAATCAAAAAAGAGATTTAATAAAACTTGTACTATTCTTATTCGACCTGAAGATTTTAGAGTTGAAAAAAATCTTGAAGATGTAAAATCAAATAATTATTTTATAGGTGAGTTAGAAAACATAATTTATAAAGGAACAACTATCGATCTTTTAGTAAAACTTGAAGATGGAAAAGAAGTAATTGCAAGTGAATTTTATAATGAAGATAGTGATGCTTTAGGTTATAAGGTTGGTTCTAAACTATTTCTTTATTGGGTTGATGGTTGGGAGGTTTTATTAAATAATGAATAA
- the potB gene encoding spermidine/putrescine ABC transporter permease PotB, which yields MNKLSLFAKISVFTVVFWLMLFAFLPNLLVIISSFLTKGTDEFLIFSGSLESYRKLFNPIYFSIFLDSLYIALITTIITLVLAYPFAYIIATAPKKYKFLLLLLVIIPFWTSSLVRTYALIAILKTKGLLNGFLLWLGIIEQPLEIMYTQTAVFIGMVYTLLPFMILPLYVSIEKIDFRLVEAARDLGASKINTFKSIIIPLSLPGIIAGSTLVFLPALGMFFIPDILGGAKELIIGSFIRNQFLQFRDWPFGSAASVILLIIMFIMLALLAKVQRNTK from the coding sequence ATGAATAAACTCTCTTTATTTGCAAAAATTTCTGTATTTACTGTGGTTTTTTGGCTTATGCTATTTGCTTTTTTGCCAAATTTACTTGTAATAATTAGTAGTTTTTTAACAAAAGGAACAGATGAATTTTTGATATTTTCAGGTTCATTGGAAAGTTATAGAAAACTTTTTAATCCTATTTATTTTTCTATATTTTTAGATTCATTATATATAGCATTAATTACAACAATTATAACACTTGTTTTAGCTTATCCTTTTGCGTATATAATTGCAACAGCACCAAAAAAATATAAATTTTTGCTTTTATTGCTTGTAATTATTCCTTTTTGGACAAGCTCTTTAGTTAGAACTTATGCCTTAATTGCTATTTTAAAGACTAAAGGTTTATTAAATGGCTTTTTACTTTGGTTGGGAATTATTGAACAACCACTTGAGATTATGTATACCCAAACGGCTGTTTTTATAGGGATGGTTTATACTTTATTGCCTTTTATGATTTTACCTTTATATGTCTCTATTGAAAAAATAGATTTTAGATTAGTGGAAGCTGCAAGAGATTTAGGTGCTTCAAAAATCAATACTTTTAAAAGTATAATTATTCCTTTATCTTTACCTGGAATTATTGCTGGAAGTACCTTGGTATTTTTACCTGCTCTTGGAATGTTTTTTATTCCTGATATTTTAGGTGGAGCAAAAGAGTTAATAATTGGAAGTTTTATTAGAAATCAATTTTTACAATTTAGAGATTGGCCATTTGGTTCTGCTGCTAGTGTTATCTTATTGATAATTATGTTTATAATGCTTGCTTTATTAGCAAAAGTGCAAAGGAATACTAAATGA
- the potC gene encoding spermidine/putrescine ABC transporter permease PotC, whose product MRKLYASFIYILLYLPITVLIVYSFNNSKYSIEWKGFTTIWYENLISFDSLLEAAWHSVSVAFVSASIATVLGTLGALALFRYDFSGKKLMQSLVYVLIMSPEIVMGISFLMLFVFISLPLGFTTLLIAHVTFCLPFVIVTVMARLNGFDKNIIEAAKDLGASEFVTFINIILPNIIPAIVAGFLLSLTLSFDDVIISFFVTGPDYEILPLKIYSMVKLGVKPEINALCTIMFIFTLLMVLFTQFLIKEKK is encoded by the coding sequence ATGAGAAAGTTATACGCTAGTTTTATTTATATTCTTTTATATTTGCCAATAACTGTACTAATAGTTTATTCATTTAATAATTCTAAATATAGTATTGAATGGAAAGGATTTACTACTATTTGGTATGAAAATTTAATCTCTTTTGATTCTTTGCTTGAAGCAGCATGGCATTCTGTAAGTGTGGCTTTTGTTTCTGCATCTATTGCTACAGTTTTAGGAACTTTAGGTGCTTTAGCACTTTTTAGATACGATTTTTCAGGAAAAAAATTGATGCAATCATTGGTATATGTTTTGATTATGTCACCTGAAATTGTAATGGGAATATCATTTTTAATGTTGTTTGTTTTTATCTCTTTACCTTTAGGATTTACTACACTTTTAATCGCTCATGTGACTTTTTGTTTACCATTTGTGATTGTAACAGTGATGGCAAGATTAAATGGTTTTGATAAAAATATTATTGAAGCTGCTAAAGATTTGGGAGCTAGTGAATTTGTAACATTTATTAATATAATATTACCAAATATAATTCCAGCAATTGTTGCTGGATTTTTACTTAGTTTAACTCTATCATTTGATGATGTGATAATTAGCTTTTTTGTAACAGGTCCTGATTATGAGATTTTGCCTTTAAAAATATATTCAATGGTAAAATTAGGGGTAAAACCTGAAATAAACGCCCTATGTACAATCATGTTTATTTTCACATTGCTTATGGTATTATTTACTCAATTTTTAATTAAGGAGAAAAAATGA
- a CDS encoding ABC transporter substrate-binding protein, whose protein sequence is MKFIFVLFALVLSLFGNEKVLYVYNWSEYMPDSVLKNFTKETGIKVKYSTYDSNEAMYAKVKTIGTSSYDIIVPSTYFVNKMSREKLLVKLDKSKLPNYKNLDTKLLSKPFDPNNDYSIPYLWGSTGISYNADLVKEPIDSWKNLWNPEYKNSVLLNDDMREVFGVALKVLGYSSNSTNPKEIEEAYLKLKELLPNVKMFYSESQKQVYLNEEVKLGMNFNGEGFMANEENEAIKYIYPKEGTLLWIDSLVIPKGAKNIDNAHIFINYLLKPEVSKIISEEIGYPSPNAKTLELLDEKTRNNRTIYPNEDDLLNSEFQIDVGEVLPTYEKYWEKLKTN, encoded by the coding sequence ATGAAATTTATTTTTGTTTTGTTTGCACTTGTTTTAAGCCTATTTGGAAATGAAAAAGTGCTTTATGTTTATAACTGGTCTGAATATATGCCTGATTCTGTATTAAAAAACTTTACAAAAGAGACAGGTATAAAAGTTAAATACTCAACTTATGATTCAAATGAAGCAATGTACGCAAAAGTTAAAACTATAGGTACTTCAAGTTATGATATTATTGTTCCTTCAACTTATTTTGTAAATAAAATGAGTAGAGAAAAATTATTAGTAAAATTAGATAAATCAAAACTTCCAAATTATAAAAACCTTGATACAAAGCTTTTATCAAAACCTTTTGATCCAAATAATGATTATTCTATTCCTTATTTATGGGGAAGTACAGGGATTAGTTATAATGCTGATTTAGTAAAAGAACCTATTGATTCTTGGAAAAACTTATGGAATCCTGAGTATAAAAATTCTGTTTTATTAAACGATGATATGAGAGAAGTTTTTGGTGTTGCTCTTAAAGTTTTAGGATATTCTTCTAATTCTACTAATCCAAAAGAGATAGAAGAGGCTTATTTAAAATTAAAAGAACTTTTACCAAATGTAAAGATGTTTTATTCAGAATCACAAAAACAAGTATATTTAAATGAAGAAGTAAAACTTGGGATGAACTTTAATGGTGAAGGTTTTATGGCAAATGAAGAGAATGAAGCTATAAAATATATCTATCCAAAAGAGGGAACACTTTTATGGATTGATTCTTTAGTTATTCCAAAAGGTGCAAAAAATATTGATAATGCTCATATTTTTATTAATTATTTATTAAAACCTGAAGTATCAAAAATAATTAGTGAAGAGATTGGATATCCATCTCCAAATGCTAAAACATTAGAACTTTTAGATGAAAAAACAAGAAATAATAGAACTATTTATCCAAATGAAGATGATTTATTAAATAGTGAATTTCAAATAGATGTTGGAGAAGTTTTACCAACTTATGAGAAATATTGGGAGAAATTAAAAACTAATTAA
- a CDS encoding response regulator transcription factor, whose translation MKILLVEDDSMLNEMITEYIQSTGHIIKSVKSGNESLEILKNEKFDLLILDINLPDIDGFTILENMHKEKKVIPTIYISALIDIEDISRAFDLGCFDYLKKPFHLKELTLRINKILKTRIVPQRHKRLSKNYSFDSENSTLLFNNEPHILPKRQLQIIELLAQNRSLVVQYDMFREYVWNDDYIDNATIRAEVNRVKTVLKEDFIKNIRGSGYMIERPE comes from the coding sequence ATGAAAATTTTATTAGTTGAAGATGATAGTATGTTAAATGAAATGATAACAGAATATATTCAATCAACAGGACACATTATAAAAAGTGTGAAATCAGGTAATGAATCTTTAGAAATTTTAAAAAATGAAAAATTTGATCTATTAATTTTAGATATTAATCTTCCTGATATTGATGGATTTACAATATTAGAGAATATGCACAAAGAAAAAAAAGTTATACCTACAATTTATATCTCTGCACTTATTGATATTGAAGATATTTCAAGAGCATTTGATTTAGGATGTTTTGATTATTTAAAAAAACCTTTTCATCTAAAAGAACTAACTTTACGAATCAATAAAATTTTAAAAACAAGAATAGTTCCCCAAAGACATAAAAGATTATCAAAAAATTATAGTTTTGATTCTGAAAATTCTACTCTTTTATTTAATAATGAACCACATATTTTACCAAAAAGACAACTACAAATAATTGAACTTTTAGCTCAAAATAGAAGCCTTGTAGTTCAGTATGATATGTTCAGAGAATATGTTTGGAATGATGATTATATTGATAATGCAACTATTAGAGCAGAAGTAAATAGAGTAAAAACTGTTTTAAAAGAGGATTTTATTAAAAATATAAGAGGAAGTGGATATATGATTGAAAGACCTGAGTGA
- a CDS encoding FIST N-terminal domain-containing protein has protein sequence MKTYNYTINKEHLKSLIDFSLFKNEKNILIQIFCGEAKDILENILNTILKELPNAICIGSSTDGEINNDKISTLNTVITISVFEKTKLKIAKVNEDDSYSNGKKLATLLCKEDTKLLITFTDGAKTNGEEFLNGISSINNKVIVSGGMAGDNAYFTQTFISCQNEILTSGAVGVSLSSSNLKVCNAYNFNWSPIGIEHTIDEVEQNRVYKISGLTPLDFYEKYLGEYVAKSLPATGIEFPLIVQKNNIPLARAVIAKHEDRSLSFAGNLHKGDVVKLGFGNVELIMSNPLKSLFSKCCVKDTETFFIYACMARRRYMPNLIDIEIKPFSKIAPTAGFFTYGEFYHNSGNNELLNQTLTILALSEKDGVNYEEKTIEHIEDTKLSDHAKSLQALTHLIQQSSKDYNKQSKELENGNIYAQNLIASQKQFLKHAVHETNTPLSIIMGNIEMFEMEYGKNKYLSNIEVAMKNIFSIYDDLSYLVKKDQVNQATHDIDIVDFIRSRIDFFSSSALKAKSKLIFKSSKNKIILNFNEIKLQRIVDNNLTNAIKYTLPNEIINVKLEINNNECDFIIESRSVQILDPQKIFEEYYREEVSKDGFGLGLNLVKRICNEENVGIKLESGENWASFTYTFKGVL, from the coding sequence ATGAAAACATATAATTACACAATAAATAAAGAACATTTAAAATCATTAATTGATTTTTCTTTATTTAAAAATGAAAAAAATATATTAATTCAAATATTTTGTGGAGAAGCAAAAGATATTTTAGAAAATATATTAAATACGATTTTAAAAGAATTACCAAATGCCATTTGTATTGGTTCCTCTACAGATGGAGAAATTAATAATGATAAGATTTCAACTTTAAATACTGTTATAACTATAAGTGTATTTGAAAAAACTAAACTAAAAATAGCAAAAGTAAATGAAGATGATTCTTATTCAAATGGAAAAAAATTAGCAACTCTTTTATGTAAAGAAGATACAAAACTTCTTATAACATTTACAGATGGTGCAAAAACAAATGGTGAAGAGTTTTTAAATGGTATCAGTTCAATTAATAATAAAGTTATTGTAAGTGGTGGAATGGCGGGAGATAATGCATACTTTACTCAAACTTTTATCTCTTGCCAAAATGAAATACTAACAAGTGGTGCAGTTGGTGTCTCACTTAGTTCTTCAAATTTAAAAGTTTGTAATGCTTATAATTTCAATTGGTCACCAATTGGAATTGAACATACTATTGATGAAGTGGAACAAAATCGTGTTTATAAAATCTCAGGACTTACTCCTTTAGATTTTTATGAAAAATATTTGGGTGAATACGTAGCCAAATCACTTCCAGCAACTGGTATCGAATTTCCTTTAATAGTACAAAAAAACAACATCCCGTTAGCACGTGCAGTTATTGCTAAACATGAAGATAGAAGTTTAAGTTTTGCAGGGAATCTTCATAAAGGAGACGTGGTAAAACTAGGTTTTGGTAATGTTGAACTTATTATGAGTAATCCTCTTAAATCACTATTTTCAAAATGTTGTGTAAAAGATACTGAAACATTTTTTATTTATGCTTGTATGGCAAGACGAAGATATATGCCTAATTTAATTGATATTGAAATAAAACCTTTTTCAAAAATAGCACCAACTGCTGGATTTTTTACCTATGGAGAGTTCTATCATAATAGTGGAAATAATGAACTTTTAAATCAAACTTTAACTATTTTAGCTTTAAGTGAAAAAGATGGTGTAAATTATGAAGAAAAAACTATTGAACATATAGAAGATACAAAATTAAGCGACCATGCAAAAAGTTTGCAAGCTTTAACTCATTTAATTCAACAATCTTCAAAAGATTATAACAAACAATCAAAAGAGTTAGAAAATGGTAATATTTATGCTCAAAATCTAATAGCATCACAAAAACAATTTTTAAAACATGCAGTTCATGAAACAAATACTCCCTTATCAATTATTATGGGAAATATTGAGATGTTTGAAATGGAATATGGTAAAAATAAATATCTTTCAAATATTGAAGTTGCAATGAAAAATATCTTTAGTATTTACGATGATTTAAGTTACTTAGTAAAAAAAGACCAAGTAAATCAAGCAACACATGATATCGATATTGTTGATTTTATAAGAAGTAGAATTGATTTTTTCTCTTCAAGTGCTTTAAAAGCAAAATCAAAATTAATATTTAAATCTTCAAAAAATAAAATTATTTTAAATTTTAATGAAATAAAACTTCAAAGAATCGTGGATAATAATTTAACTAATGCTATAAAATATACTCTTCCAAATGAAATAATAAATGTTAAACTTGAAATAAACAATAATGAGTGTGATTTTATAATAGAGAGTCGTTCTGTCCAAATTTTAGACCCTCAAAAAATATTTGAAGAATATTATAGAGAAGAGGTTTCAAAAGATGGATTTGGATTGGGTTTAAATCTAGTAAAAAGAATATGTAATGAAGAAAATGTTGGTATTAAATTAGAATCTGGGGAAAATTGGGCTTCATTTACATATACATTCAAAGGAGTATTATGA
- a CDS encoding aldehyde dehydrogenase family protein produces the protein MIYTKPTYKPQYENFIGGEWVAPTSGEYFDNISPVDGELLTRIPRSNEADVEAAILAANKAFQSFKHTSVVERSTLLNKIADAIEANLENIAVAETLDNGKTIRETLAADVPLVVDHFRYFASVIRAESGTVSDLDENTISQEIYEPYGVVAQIIPWNFPLLMAAWKLAPAIAAGNCIVMKPASATPMSILLLMEAIQDVLPKGVVNIINGAGGKIGKFLSTHPLVKKVGFTGETTTGQLIMQYATENIIPSTLELGGKSPNVFFESIMDADDEFFDKAIEGLVLFAFNSGEVCTCPSRALIQESIYEPFMARVLERVKAIKLGNPLDTECMMGAQCSLNQKEKIMEYIKIGKEEGAELLIGGDVYKSETNPNGFYIQPTLFKGHNKMRIFQEEIFGPVLAVTTFKDEAEALEIANDTIYGLGSGVWSRDAHQLHRMSRGIEAGRVWVNCYHLYPSHASFGGYKKSGIGRETHMMMLNSYRHTKNILTSYNKNKLGFF, from the coding sequence ATGATTTATACAAAACCAACATATAAACCTCAATATGAGAACTTCATTGGTGGAGAATGGGTTGCTCCAACAAGTGGTGAATATTTTGATAATATTTCTCCTGTTGATGGTGAATTATTAACTAGAATTCCAAGATCAAATGAAGCAGATGTTGAAGCTGCAATTTTGGCTGCAAATAAAGCATTTCAATCATTTAAACATACATCAGTTGTTGAAAGAAGTACTTTATTAAATAAAATCGCAGATGCAATTGAAGCAAATCTTGAAAATATAGCAGTTGCAGAAACTTTAGATAATGGTAAAACTATTAGAGAAACTTTGGCAGCTGACGTTCCTTTGGTTGTTGACCATTTTAGATATTTTGCATCTGTAATTAGAGCAGAATCAGGTACAGTTTCTGATTTAGATGAAAATACAATTTCTCAAGAAATTTATGAGCCTTATGGAGTAGTTGCACAAATTATTCCTTGGAATTTCCCATTATTGATGGCTGCTTGGAAATTAGCTCCTGCAATTGCTGCTGGAAATTGTATTGTTATGAAACCAGCAAGTGCTACTCCTATGTCAATTTTATTATTAATGGAAGCTATTCAAGATGTTTTACCAAAAGGTGTTGTAAATATCATCAATGGTGCTGGAGGAAAAATTGGTAAATTCCTTTCAACTCATCCTTTAGTTAAAAAAGTTGGATTTACTGGTGAAACTACAACTGGTCAATTAATTATGCAATATGCAACAGAAAATATTATTCCTTCAACGCTAGAGTTAGGTGGAAAATCACCAAATGTATTCTTTGAATCAATCATGGATGCTGATGATGAATTCTTTGACAAAGCAATCGAAGGTTTAGTATTATTTGCATTTAACTCTGGTGAAGTTTGTACTTGTCCTTCACGTGCTTTAATTCAAGAATCAATTTATGAGCCATTTATGGCAAGAGTACTTGAAAGAGTTAAAGCAATTAAATTAGGAAATCCTTTAGATACTGAGTGTATGATGGGTGCTCAATGTTCACTTAACCAAAAAGAAAAGATTATGGAATATATTAAAATTGGTAAAGAAGAAGGAGCAGAATTATTAATTGGTGGTGATGTTTATAAATCAGAAACAAATCCAAATGGATTTTATATTCAACCAACATTATTTAAAGGTCACAATAAAATGAGAATCTTCCAAGAAGAGATTTTTGGACCAGTTCTTGCTGTTACAACATTTAAAGATGAAGCTGAAGCATTAGAAATTGCAAATGATACAATTTATGGTTTAGGTTCAGGTGTATGGTCAAGAGATGCACACCAATTACATAGAATGAGTAGAGGTATAGAAGCTGGAAGAGTTTGGGTAAATTGTTATCACTTATATCCATCTCATGCATCATTTGGTGGATATAAAAAATCAGGAATTGGAAGAGAAACACATATGATGATGCTAAATTCATATAGACATACAAAAAATATTTTAACTTCATACAACAAAAATAAATTAGGATTCTTCTAG
- a CDS encoding DUF779 domain-containing protein: MKRLDVTPAAAEVIERLKKEHGELVFNQSGGCCDGTAPMCYEKGDFYVPSRNVKLGEICGCEFFIDKDQFEYFKHSFITIDVREEKAAFGNSFSLEIDLGYQFITKSRIFTDEEYKQLLKEEEK, from the coding sequence ATGAAAAGACTAGATGTAACACCAGCTGCTGCTGAAGTAATAGAAAGATTAAAAAAAGAGCATGGTGAATTGGTTTTTAATCAAAGCGGAGGATGTTGTGATGGAACAGCTCCTATGTGCTATGAAAAAGGCGATTTTTATGTTCCTAGTCGTAATGTAAAATTAGGTGAAATTTGTGGATGCGAATTTTTTATAGATAAAGACCAATTTGAATATTTCAAACACTCTTTTATTACGATTGATGTAAGGGAAGAGAAAGCTGCCTTTGGAAATTCATTTTCATTAGAGATAGATTTAGGTTATCAGTTTATTACAAAATCAAGAATTTTTACAGATGAAGAGTATAAACAGTTATTAAAAGAAGAGGAAAAATAG
- a CDS encoding cold-shock protein, with translation MATLVNGTVKWFNSEKGFGFIEQENGGKDVFVHYRNINSTGYGRVSLNDGQKVSFEVTQGEKGLQAENVTAL, from the coding sequence ATGGCAACATTAGTAAACGGTACAGTAAAATGGTTTAACAGTGAAAAAGGTTTCGGATTTATCGAACAAGAAAATGGTGGAAAAGATGTATTCGTACATTATAGAAACATTAACAGCACTGGATATGGAAGAGTTTCATTAAATGACGGTCAAAAAGTTAGTTTTGAAGTTACTCAAGGTGAAAAAGGTTTACAAGCAGAAAACGTAACTGCTTTATAA
- a CDS encoding ExbD/TolR family protein — MKRREALGLDLTPVIDVVFILLIFFIVTSVFKKDELALMLDLPTSNAKEIEVKQEQVFIELSQNKLAIRGIEVSFDSLEDNLKAIKNKENAVIVRIDKKVEYERVVKVLDLLQKYNLTNLALVTNENSKK; from the coding sequence ATGAAAAGAAGAGAAGCTTTAGGCTTAGATTTAACTCCTGTTATTGATGTTGTTTTTATACTTTTAATATTTTTTATTGTAACAAGTGTCTTTAAAAAAGATGAATTAGCTTTAATGTTAGATTTACCAACTTCAAATGCAAAAGAGATAGAAGTAAAACAAGAACAAGTTTTTATTGAATTAAGTCAAAATAAACTTGCGATAAGAGGAATTGAAGTATCTTTTGATTCATTAGAAGATAATTTAAAAGCAATAAAAAATAAAGAAAATGCTGTAATAGTAAGAATAGATAAAAAAGTAGAGTACGAAAGAGTTGTTAAAGTTTTAGATTTGCTTCAAAAATATAACCTAACTAATTTAGCTTTAGTAACCAATGAAAATAGTAAAAAATAA
- a CDS encoding MotA/TolQ/ExbB proton channel family protein gives MDLMSYIDKGGIIVYILIALNIIGFTIILWKFFTLPRKRTIISQIKQKITNNSTINSQIEYEVKKLESGLTIIKNIATVAPLLGLLGTVIGVYKSFEAITLNGLGDPTIFSNGIGIALITTIAGLIVAIPHQIAYNHFISLIDSIELKAKKELVSE, from the coding sequence ATGGATTTAATGAGTTATATTGATAAAGGTGGAATTATTGTTTATATTTTGATAGCTTTAAATATAATTGGATTTACAATTATATTATGGAAATTTTTTACACTTCCTAGAAAAAGAACTATTATTAGTCAAATTAAACAAAAAATCACAAATAACTCTACTATTAATTCTCAAATAGAGTATGAAGTAAAAAAATTAGAATCAGGGCTTACAATAATTAAAAATATTGCAACAGTTGCTCCTTTATTAGGACTTTTAGGAACTGTTATTGGTGTTTATAAATCTTTTGAAGCTATTACTTTAAATGGTTTAGGTGACCCAACTATATTTTCAAATGGCATTGGAATAGCGCTTATTACAACAATTGCTGGTCTTATTGTTGCTATTCCTCATCAAATAGCTTATAATCATTTTATTTCATTAATTGATTCTATTGAATTAAAAGCTAAAAAAGAGCTAGTGAGCGAATAA
- a CDS encoding 1-aminocyclopropane-1-carboxylate deaminase — protein MNYINSPIEQISFNNQKYFVKRDDLLNKDFSGNKARKFYYFLKNDFPEVKKVISFGSAQSNAMYSLSVLCKIKGWKFDYYVDHIASYLKENPVGNYKFAKEFGMNIIEAEVPKSFKEDELFISEGGAVKEASFGIEILANEIKTWAEENQIKNLKVFLPSGTGTTSLYLQKFLPFEVLTCSCVGDDEYLEKQFLELEKSNFPIILKKEKKYHFGKLYKELYEIHNELLKQTNIEFDLLYDSLGWICLDKYTKNLRNRDFEILYIHQGGLLGNISMKERYSFKFDKKEENRLC, from the coding sequence ATGAATTACATAAATTCCCCTATTGAACAAATAAGCTTTAATAATCAAAAATATTTTGTAAAAAGAGATGATTTATTAAACAAAGATTTTTCAGGAAATAAGGCTAGAAAGTTTTACTATTTTTTGAAAAATGATTTTCCTGAAGTAAAAAAAGTTATATCCTTTGGTTCTGCACAATCAAATGCAATGTATTCTCTTTCTGTATTATGTAAAATCAAAGGTTGGAAATTTGATTATTATGTTGATCATATTGCTTCATATTTAAAAGAAAATCCAGTAGGAAATTATAAATTTGCTAAAGAGTTTGGAATGAATATTATTGAAGCTGAAGTTCCAAAAAGTTTCAAAGAAGATGAACTTTTTATTAGCGAAGGTGGAGCTGTAAAAGAGGCTTCTTTTGGAATAGAGATTTTAGCAAATGAGATAAAAACTTGGGCAGAAGAAAATCAAATAAAAAATCTAAAAGTTTTTTTACCAAGTGGTACAGGAACAACATCACTTTATTTACAAAAATTTCTTCCTTTTGAAGTTTTGACTTGTTCTTGTGTTGGTGATGATGAATATTTAGAAAAACAGTTTTTAGAACTTGAAAAATCTAATTTTCCAATAATTTTAAAAAAAGAGAAAAAATATCATTTTGGGAAACTTTATAAAGAGTTATATGAAATTCATAATGAATTATTAAAGCAAACAAATATTGAATTTGATTTACTTTATGATAGTTTAGGTTGGATCTGTTTAGATAAATATACAAAAAATTTACGAAATAGAGATTTTGAGATTTTATATATTCATCAAGGTGGACTTTTGGGAAATATTTCTATGAAAGAGAGATACTCTTTTAAATTTGATAAAAAAGAAGAAAACAGATTATGCTAA